In the Arachis stenosperma cultivar V10309 chromosome 8, arast.V10309.gnm1.PFL2, whole genome shotgun sequence genome, TTATGGGTATCGATGGAGGAGAAAGGGTGGGACTGGGAGTGTGTGATGATAATGGTCTGAGTGGGCTTTTCTTTCTAGTCAAGTTCTATGACCAAAAATAAAAGGCAAACATCTCTTCACATTTTAGATTTTACATATCACATGCCAGGTCCAGTGATGTTTAGAATTGAAGGAGCTCTCTAATtcatttgataaaaaaaattggtgtttgctacggtacgatgataaattcatacgtaccgatacatttaaaatatggacaaataacaataagacatgtggaatttattttccacgtcaacatttaattttttcttttttaaatatatagtaTATCACCACTTTTACTAAAACACCTGCCGCCGGTGACGATGAGCTCAAGGAAGGCGCGCGACTGAGTGTGAAACGGTGACGAGACAGAGCGCGACGATGACGACCAGTAGGGACCTGCTGGTTCTGCCGAGAGGAAGGAGATGTTCAGGCTGAAGAGAAACGACGTCGTATGCTCGTATCGAGTGGGGGTGGAAAGGGGAAATCCTGGTGGGATTATGGCCTTATGGGTATCGATGGAGGAGAGAAGGGTGGGACTGGAgtgttgatgatgataatgatctGAGTTGGGCTTTTCTTTCTAGTCAAGTTCTATGACCAAAAATAAAAGGCAAACATCTCTTCACATTTTTAGATTTCTACATATCACATGCCAGGTCCAGTGATGTTTAGAATTGAAGGAGCTCTCTAATtcatttgataaaaaaattggtgtttgctacggtacgatgataaattcatacgtaccgatacatttaaaatatggacaaataacaataagacatgtggaatttattttccacgtcaacattaattttttctttttaaatatatagTATATCACCACTTTTACTAAAACACCTACCGCTGGCGACGATGAGCGCAAGGAATGGGCGCGACTGAGTGTGAGACGGTGACGAGACAGAGCACGACGATAACGACCAGTAGGGACCAGCTGGTTCTGCGAGGGAAGGAGACGTTCAGGTTGAAGAGAAACGCGTCGTATGCTCGTATCGAGTGTGGGTGGAAAGGGGAAATCCTGGTGGGATTATGGCCTTATGGGTATCGATGGAGGAGAGAGGGTGGACTGGGAGTGTTGATGATTATAATCTGAGTTGGGCTTTTCTTTCTAGTCAAGTTCTATGACCTAAAAAAAAGGCAAACATCTCTTcacatttttagatttttaCATATCACATGCCAGGTCCAGTGATGTTTAGATTGAAGGGGCTCTCTAAttcattgataaaaaaaatttgtgtttgctacggtacgatgataaattcatacgtaccgatacattaaaaatatgaacaaataacaataagacatgtggaatttattttccacgtcaacatttaattttttctttttaaatatatagTATATGACCACTTTACTAAAACCGCCGCCAGCGACGATGAACACAAGGAAGGCGAGCGACTGAATGTGAGACGGTGACGAGACAGAGCGCGACGATGACGACCAGTAGGGACCTGCTGGTTCTGCCGAGAGGAAGGAGACGTTCAGGCTGAAGAGAAACGACGTCGTATGCTCGTATCGAGTGGGGGTGGAAAGGGAAATCCTGGTGGAATTATAGCCTATGGGATCGATGGAGGGAGAGAAGGGTGGGACTGGGAgtgttgatgatgataatgatctGAGTTGGGTTTTCTTTCTATTCAAGTTCTATGACCAAAAATAAAGGCAAATTCTCTTcacatttttagatttttaCATTCACATGCCAGGTCCAGTGATTGTAGAATTGAAGGGGCTCTCTAATtcatttgataaaaaaattggtGTTTGCTACGGTACGATGATAAATTCATACGTACCGATACATTTAAAATCGACAAATAACAATAAGACATGTGAAATTATTTCCGtcaacatttaattttttcttttttaaatataagtATATCACCTCTTTTACTAAAAACACCTGCCGCCGGCGACGATGAGCGCAAGGGAGGCGCGACGTGTGAGACGGTGACGAGACAGAGCGCGACGATGACGACCAGTAGGGATCTGCTGGTTCTGCCGAGAGGAAGGAGGACGTTCAGGCTGAAGAGAAACAACGTCGTATGCTCGTATCGAGGGGGGTGGAAGGGAAATCCTGGTGGGATTATGGCCTTATGGGTATCGATGGAGGGAGAAGGGTGGACTGGGAGTGTTGATGATGAGAACCAGCAGGTCTCCGGGATGGTCTTCTTGCTTCGAGTCTCGCCGTCAGCTTCCTCTCCGCCGCCGTCAGATTCTTTCGCGCAACCACAAGCTGGTCCCGATTTGGTGAGTTCCAACAAATTGTTATGatctttcttttctgttctGTTGCTGTAATTCATGACTGCACTCTAATTTGTTGCTGAGAGTTGAATTGTTGCTGAAAATATCACTGAACaagtttttttttctgaaaTCATCAGTGACATGATTTGTTACTGAGTATCATCACCGAACCTTGAATAATTTGTCGCTGAAAATATTAGCTAGTTTTTATTGCTGAAAATCACACCGAGATGAATTTGTTAATGATTATCATCATTTGTTGCTGTCTTGCTGAGTAATCATTAGTTAGTTTTCTTGTTGCTAAAAATGATCAGAGTTGAATTTGTTACCGATTATCATAGAAAACAACTTGTGAATTGGAAAGAGAGAATCTCAATTCTCAAGAGTGCAGGATCTTCACCGAAGGTACTCCAAAACTATCCACACCAACGAGAATCTGAAGAAGAAATCTGAACTCATCGtcgttcttccttcttcttcttgtgcgGAAGAATGACCAGTTCCGGTGGTGGAAGCTCGTCGAACCAGAAGTGCTTCTTTTCAACCTTCCGAAACTTCTTCAAAGCGCAAAGAGGAGTCTTCCAAAAAGAACGTTAGTAACCACTCCTATCCAACCTCctttttttttgcaattttctgttttcctttttctttttaagatgaaaaagaaaaaagtttttATGCATACTGTCACTAATAATTTTCCTTATGCTTGCTAAAACAGTGCAGCATGATGTACGGCTTTGGAGATGATCCAAATGTAAGTGTCCTAACCTTTTATTACATCTCTTAATTACTTTTTGGGATGTGAATGTTAAGGATACTAAACTTTGATCTCTTTTATGCTTCGCACAATTAGCCTCTTCCTGAAAGTGTGGCGCTTACGGAGGATATTGTTGTGGAATATGGTCACGGAATTGGTAacctattatttattttttaaacctAACTTTTTCATTGTTCTTGTTCAACCGAATTACAGTGTTGTGGATTAATTTGGACCTTTTTTTTGTGCTTTGAAATTTTTCTTCGGAAGGTACATAAAGCTCAAGATATTGGATCACAGGGAGGGAAGCTATCTGTTGAGGATTTCCTTATTTGATTCGCAAGGTACTTCTTTGTTCATAAAAGAATTTCACATGGAGTTGTCTTAATctgaagttgataattgagagtAGTTAGATAACAATCTAGTCAAACATGTCAAATCATGTAACGGTTGTCAATACCAAATCCACTGCTTTTACTACCAAGAAAATGCACTTATGATTTGCCTTTAACACCATTTTGTCTTCAATTGCTTTGAGGCATGATATAAAGAGCTGTACTGTCAAGAGGCTAATACTTCATTACCTGTTCTGCCTGATCCTCCCATGGATGTCGAACATCAGTCGCACATGCTCGTCCCCTTGAAGTCGGAATAGTGAAACCGGAAGACTCCGTTACCCATGGGTGCCAGTAACCTATACCTCACCCTTCCGATCTCCCTCACTGCTGTACCACCGAGCTTgctcaatatcaacctcttcaaaTTCGACAACGTATTCACACGTTGAGTTCAAAACAATATCGGATCCACGCATTCAAATGTCACCCCGTTGTCGCCATTCTCGTACGACAATTGGATAACAAGCACAACTATGTATACACTGTTACTGGCCGTTGTACCTTGTTTCGTGAGAAAAACGAGATAGAAAAAAGAATAGAAATGTTTGTGGAGAATGCCAAGGCTTACACATCCGTTTAAAGCTACATCGATTTGTTCTTCtatctcgtttatagtgtaaacgagataaagTAGGGATTTAAATcggtaattaattttataattatttattttggtcattattacatttattttatttatttaaataaaaatccttCATTAATGGATATTTTATTGGTCAACATCACTTTTTTACATCATAGTTTAAAACTAGACTGGAGCAGCTTAATGAGAACTGGATGTCTCTGTAGTTCGGTCTAAATTGAAAAATCGCAATTACAAAATCCGCATGCAGACTGCTGAACTAGGACCTGGCTGGTTTAATTAAAACAACCCcattttgaaatttaaagaaTCATGCGTGCCTCTCTTCACCCTTCAGTTCAAGCTTTAAGGTTTAGTGAACTGAACAAAGCTTCTCCCCCAAACCAAAAGGAAACTGAAAGAAACCCTAGCTTCTCCACCACTACCGCAAGGTGTAACACCCAAACTatcaaagctcacgcttccggctgcgcaactctaatagttcggacattacgacgactcttatactatttaatactaaaatatgagttATTTATTTCTGACAATTTCCTCTAGTTTCGTAAATATGTCAATTTACtattatatacaaaaaaattacagTTAAATAAATATTTCTTTATAATTTACATCTACATCTACTTAAGAACATATATCTATGTTTCTAACTTACACATGTTTCTAGATTACATATTGCATACTAACCAACCCTAACTGAAACGTTAAACGTAACAACCTAACACAAGAGAAACACAGTTCGAAACTAATAATTATTTCGTAACAAACCTTCCACAAGGACATAGAGCTCTAAGTTCCTCCTAGAGATCTACTACTAAAGCTGCAAATTACATTCTGGTTCTTCACGACTACTCTAACCATGGCCACATACTTAGATTAAACAAACAAGCAAAACTAACCTCAAGTCGGCCGTCCCGGCATAATGCGGCATCTCGTTCAACATGTTGATGTCTCAGTCGTTTCCCGCCTGGCGCGCCATCACAGTATGAGTCTAAATAGGGCGAGAAAGGGTTAAAATAGAGGAGAAAGTGGGTTGACAAAGTCAAATTGGAGCTCGGAATAATGTTGTGACGACTTCCTCTTATAAGCGCGAACAGGCCCAATCTCATTTACAGCACTGCattctcgtttacagtgtaaacgaaataGACACGTGTCATGCTAatgtcttatctcgtttacaaaACGAGATGACATTATCTCGTTTACATTGTAAACGAAATGACATTAACGAAATAAGGTAGGAAAATTTAAATcgatattaattttataatgatttgtttttgataattatatttattttatttatttaaataaaaaatccgaATAAAATATCCCATTATCTCGTTTACATTGTAAACGAAATGACATTAACGAAATAAGGTAGGAAATTTAAATcgataattattttataatgatttgttttgataattataatttatttatttatttaaataaaaatccgAATAAAATATCCACTAACACACCATGAGTTTACTAGTCCTTGAGAAGAAAATTGAATCAAGGttgtttcatatttttttacatttttgtATAAGTGTAGTAGAATAGGCTTATGTAGGTGATTTTTTCATTTTCTCATTCCAATTTGGACAGAACAGAAAGGAAAAAAACAAACAACTATATACCTTGATTCAGTCTTTGAGTATAATGGGACTTATATCTAATCTTCATTATAAACTATGGTGGAATTGTTATTATAATCGAATCAATTATAGTCACCAATACTAATGAATTACATACCTAATTTATCTAGTACTCTAAAATTTGCACTAAGCTCAAAATCACTAAGCTTATACAAGTCTAGCCAAATTCTAAGTGataatccaattaaaaaaagaaaaggaaaataccTAAATCCTACTACTAAAGATCAAGTATTAACATTCAATTTCTAGGGGCTTGCTTAAATGGACATTAAGAGTACAACAGAAGGAGGATAAAAACTATCCTGCTGAGACCAAATAACtctcaaaagaaataaataataactgtaGAAGGTAGAGACCAAATAATTTCTCCTATATTTTGGTAAGTTACCCTAATGAGTCAAAAATTGTTTTCTAATACTCAGACTTATAATCACAAGATCATGGACACAATAAATTGGAGAACAAATATATTAGAAAGTTACAATTCAACTATCCAATGCACATTGACTATTTTCAAATGTAGGACATActccaaaattccaaaaatttgATAGAGACATCTTAGAACAGGAAAAGCAGTAATCCTAAATTCAGTAACGATGCAATTCAATACCCTTTTCCTCATTCATCATTCAATTATTTCATCTACCTCAAAAACCTTCCTCAGTTTCTCTTCATCTGATTCAAAGACTTTCCTTGCCTGTTTTAGCTCTTCATTCATGGACAACAATTCTGTACATCGATTAAGTTTTGGCAAATCCTGTAGTATAAGAAATTGGGATTAATCCTGAACAAAATGTTCAATCATGAATTGGATCATGTTTATGGATACTTGAAAGTTGCAAAGTTGCAACAAATTCTAAAGTATTAGCCTTGACAGTAATCTTTATATCATGCCTCAAAGCAATTGAAGACAAAATGGTGTTAAAGGCAAATCATAAGTGCATTTTCTTGGTAGTAAAAGCCGTGGATTTGGTATTGACAACCGTTACATGATTTGATATGTTTGACTAAATTGTTATCTAACTactctcaattatcaacttcagATTAAGACAACCATGTGAAATTCTTTTATGAACAAAGAAGTACCTTGCGAATCAAATAAGGAAATCCTCAACAGATAGCTTCCCTCTCTGTGATCCAATATCTTGAGCTTTATGTACCTTCCGAAGGAAAAAATTTCaaagcataaaaataaaaggtCCAAATTAATCCACAACACTGTAATTCAGTTGAACAAGAACAATGAAAAAGGTaggttaaaaaaaataaattaggttACCATTCCGTGACATTCCACAACAATATCCTCCGTAAGCGCCACACTTTCAGGAAGAGGCTAATTGTGCGAAGCATAAAAGAGATCAAAGTTTAGTATCCATTAACATTCACATCCCAAAAAGTAATTAAGAGATGTAATAAAAGGTTAGGGCACTTACATTTGGATCATCTCCAAAGCCGTACATCATGTGCTGCACTGCACTATTTTAGCACGCATAAGGAAAATTATTAGTGACAGTTACATGCATAAAAgaaacttttttctttttcatcttaaaaagaaaaaggaaaacaaaaaattgaaaaaaaaaataggaggTTGGATAGGAGTGGTTACTAACGTTCTTTTTGGAAGACTCCTCTTTTGCGCTTTAAAGAAGTTTCGGAAGGTTGAAAAGAAGCACTTCTTGGTTTCGACGAGCTTCCACCACCAGAACTGGTCATTCTTCcgcacaagaagaagaaggaatgaaCGACGATGAGTTCGGATTTCTTCTTCAGATTCTCGTTTGGTGTGGATAGTTTTGGAGTACCTTCGGTGAAGAGAAACGACGTCGTATGCTCGTATCGAGTGGGGGTGGAAAGGGGAAATCCTGGTGGGATTATGGCCTTATGGGTATCGATGGAGGAGAGAAGGGTGGGATTGGGAgtgttgatgatgataatgatctGAGTTGGGCTTTTCTTTCTAGTCAAGTTCTATGACCAAAAATAAAAGGCAAACATCTCTTcacatttttagatttttaCATATCACATGCCAGGTCCAGTGATGTTTAGAATTGAAGGGGCTCTCTAATtcatttgataaaaaaaattggtgtttgctacggtacgatgataaattcatacgtaccgatacatttaaaatatggacaaataacaataagacatgtggaatttattttccacgtcaacatttaattttttcttttttaaatatatagtaTATCACCACTTTTACTAAAACACTTGCCGCCGGCGACGTTGAGCGCAAGGAAGGCGCGCGACTGAATGTGAGACGGTGACGAGACAGAGCGCGACGATGACGACCAGTAGGGACCTGCTGGTTCTGCCGAGAGGAGGAGACGTTTAGGCTAAAGAGAAACGACGTCGTATGCTCGTATCGAGTGGGGGTGGAAAGGGGAAATCCTGGTGGGATTATGGCCTTATGGGTATCGATGGAGGAGAGAAGGGTGGGACTGGGAGTGTTGATTATGATAATGATCTGAGTTGGGCTTTTCTTTCTAGTCAAGTTCTATGACCAAAAATAAAAGGCAAACATCTCTTCACATTTTTAGATTTCTACATATCACATGCCAGGTCCAGTGATGTTTAGAATTGAAGGAGCTCTCTAATtcatttgataaaaaaattggtgtttgctacggtacgatgataaattcatacgtaccgatacatttaaaatatggacaaataacaataagacatgtggaatttattttccacgtcaacatttaattttttcttttttaaatatatagtaTATCACCACTTTTACTAAAACACCTACCGCTGGCGACGATGAGCGCAAGGAATGGGCGCGACTGAGTGTGAGACGGTGACGAGACAGAGCACGACGATAACGACCAGTAGGGACCAGCTGGTTCTGCCGAGAGGAAGGAGACGTTCAGGTTGAAGAGAAACGACGTCGTATGCTCGTATCGAGTGTGGGTGGAAAGGGGAAATCCTGGTGGGATTATGGCCTTATGGGTATCGATGGAGGAGAGAAGGGTGGGACTGGGAGTGTTGATGATTATAATGATCTGAGTTGGGCTTTTCTTTCTAGTCAAGTTCTATGACCTAAAATAAAAGGCAAACATCTCTTCACATTTTTAGATATTTACATATCACATGCCAGGTCCAGTGATGTTTAGAATTGAAGGGGCTCTCTAATtcatttgataaaaaaaatttgtgtttgctACGGTACGATGATAAATCCATACGTACCGATAcatttaaaatatgaactaataACAATAAGACATGTGGAATTTATTTTCCACGtcaacatttaattttttcttttttaaatatatagtaTATCACCACTTTTACTAAAACACCTGCCGCCAGCGACGATGAGCACAAGGAAGGTGCGCGACTGAATGTGAGACGGTGACGAGACAGAGCGCGACGATGACGACCAGTAGGGACCTGCTGGTTCTGCCGAGAGGAAGGAGACGTTCAAGCTGAAGAGAAACGACGTCGTATGCTCGTATCGAGTGGGGGTGGAAAGGGAAAATCCTGGTGGGATTATAGCCTTATGGGTATCGATGGAGGAGAGAAGGGTGGGACTGGGAgtgttgatgatgataatgatctGAGTTGGGTTTTTCTTTCTATTCAAGTTCTATGACCAAAAATAAAGGCAAACTTCTTcacatttttagatttttaCATATCACATGCCAGGTCCAGTGATGTTTAGAATTGAAGGGGCTCTCTAATtcatttgataaaaaaaattggtgtttgctacggtacgatgataaattcatacgtaccgatacatttaaaatatggacaaataacaataagacatgtggaatttattttccacgtcaacatttaattttttcttttttaaatatatagtaTATCACCACTTTTACTAAAACACTTGCCGCCGGCGACGTTGAGCGCAAGGAAGGCGCGCGACTGAATGTGAGACGGTGACGAGACAGAGCGCGACGATGACGACCAGTAGGGACCTGCTGGTTCTGCCGAGAGGAGGAGACGTTTAGGCTAAAGAGAAACGACGTCGTATGCTCGTATCGAGTGGGGGTGGAAAGGGGAAATCCTGGTGGGATTATGGCCTTATGGGTATCGATGGAGGAGAGAAGGGTGGGACTGGGAGTGTTGATTATGATAATGATCTGAGTTGGGCTTTTCTTTCTAGTCAAGTTCTATGACGAAAAATAAAAGGCAAACATCTCTTcacatttttagatttttaCATATCACATGCCAGGTCCAGTGATGTTTAGAATTGAAGGAGCTCTCTAATTCATTTGATAAAAAAAGTTGGTGTTTGCTACGGTACGATGATAAATTCATACGTACCGATACATTTAAAATATGGACAAATAACAATAAGACATGTGGAATTTATTTTCCACGtcaacatttaattttttcttttttaaatatatagtaTATCACCACTTTTACTAAAACACCTACCGCCGGCGACGATGAGCGCAAGGAATGGGCGCGACTGAGTGTGAGACGGTGACGAGACAGAGCGCGACGATAACGACCAGTAGGGACCTGCTGGTTCTGCCGAGAGGAAGGAGACGTTCAGGTTGAAGAGAAACGACGTCGTATGCTCGTATCGAGTGTGGGTGGAAAGGGGAAATCCTGGTGGGATTATGGCCTTATGGGTATCGATGGAGGAGAGAAGGGTGGGACTGGGAGTGTTGATGATTATAATGATCTGAGTTGGGCTTTTCTTTCTAGTCAAGTTCTATGACCTAAAATAAAAGGCAAACATCTCTTCACATTTTTAGATATTTACATATCACATGCCAGGTCCAGTGATGTTTAGAATTGAAGGGGCTCTCTAATtcatttgataaaaaaaatttgtgtttgctACGGTACGATGATAAATCCATACGTACCGATAcatttaaaatatgaactaataACAATAAGACATGTGGAATTTATTTTCCACGtcaacatttaattttttcttttttaaatatatagtaTATCACCACTTTTACTAAAACACCTGCCGCCAGCGACGATGAGCACAAGGAAGGTGCGCGACTGAATGTGAGACGGTGACGAGACAGAGCGCGACGATGACGACCAGTAGGGACCTGCTGGTTCTGCCGAGAGGAAGGAGACGTTCAAGCTGAAGAGAAACGACGTCGTATGCGTATCGAGTGGGGGTGGAAAGGGAAAATCCTGGTGGGATTATAGCCTTATGGGTATCGATGGAGGAGAGAAGGGTGGGACTGGGAgtgttgatgatgataatgatctGAGTTGGGTTTTTCTTTCTATTCAAGTTCTATGACCAAAAATAAAAGGCAAACTTCTCTTcacatttttagatttttaCATATCACATGCCAGGTCCAGTGATGTTTAGAATTGAAGGGGCTCTCTAATtcatttgataaaaaaaattggtgtttgctacggtacgatgataaattcatacgtaccgatacatttaaaatatggacaaataacaataagacatgtggaatttattttccacgtcaacatttaattttttcttttttaaatatatagtaTATCACCACTTTTACTAAAACACTTGCCGCCGGCGACGTTGAGCGCAAGGAAGGCGCGCGACTGAATGTGAGACGGTGACGAGACAGAGCGCGACGATGACGACCAGTAGGGACCTGCTGGTTCTGCCGAGAGGAGGAGACGTTTAGGCTAAAGAGAAACGACGTCGTATGCTCGTATCGAGTGGGGGTGGAAAGGGGAAATCCTGGTGGGATTATGGCCTTATGGGTATCGATGGAGGAGAGAAGGGTGGGACTGGGAGTGTTGATTATGATAATGATCTGAGTTGGGCTTTTCTTTCTAGTCAAGTTCTATGACGAAAAATAAAAGGCAAACATCTCTTCACATTTTAGATTTTTACATATCACATGCCAGGTCCAGTGATGTTTAGAATTGAAGGAGCTCTCTAATTCATTTGAAAAAAAGTTGGTGTTTGCTACGGTACGATGATAAATTCATACGTACCGATACATTTAAAATATGGACAAATAACAATAAGACATGTGGAATTTATTTTCCACGtcaacatttaattttttcttttttaaatatatagtaTATCACCACTTTTACTAAAACACCTACCGCCGGCGACGATGAGCGCAAGGAATGGGCGCGACTGAGTGTGAGACGGTGACGAGACAGAGCGCGACGATAACGACCAGTAGGGACCTGCTTGTTCTGCCGAGAGGAAGGAGAC is a window encoding:
- the LOC130943566 gene encoding transcription initiation factor TFIID subunit 13-like — translated: MTSSGGGSSSKPRSASFQPSETSLKRKRGVFQKELQHMMYGFGDDPNPLPESVALTEDIVVECHGMVHKAQDIGSQRGKLSVEDFLFLILQDLPKLNRCTELLSMNEELKQARKVFESDEEKLRKVFEVDEIIE